The sequence ATGCGCTGGGTTCCGGAGTTCGCGATACCGGACGGTTCGCTGGTGACCAATGGAACCGGCAACTACTACGTGAAGGGGCTGGAGATGGAGCAGCGGATGGCGAAGGTGGCCGATGCGTCGTGCAGCGCGCTGACCGTGCCAACCTATACCCTCCCCGATGCCACCAACTTCAAAGATCCGAGCGACATCGGCACCGAACCGACGATCACGGACGCGCCGAAGGTCATCGGCGGCGTAACGCAGTAAGCACCGTCCTTTAACGCTTCACCAAGGGCGTCCCGTTTCCGGGACGCCCTTTTTATTTGTGTAAACAAATAAAAAGGGTTCTTGTCCCGCGCCAAAAGAAACCTCCCTCAAACATCGCCTTGCCGGCATTACACCGCACACGGATTTCGCGGGGCCCTTTTTTATTTGTGTTTTTTGGTAGATACGGTCTTGCACGTCAAGCGGTTTTCATGTGCAATTTCGGGTTAAAGGCGGTTTTGTTTTTAAGTATGCCGTAGGCGATGTGCAGCAGTTTCCGCATGACGGCGATAAGGGCCACTTTTTTCGGTTTTCCCG comes from Nitrospinota bacterium and encodes:
- a CDS encoding IS110 family transposase, with the translated sequence GKPKKVALIAVMRKLLHIAYGILKNKTAFNPKLHMKTA